TCCTTCCAGTCCAAAGCCGCCTGCTCCGACTGGGCTTGCTCTTCTTCAAGCTGCAGTTCCGCCTGAGCTAGATTTGACTTTTCGAGTGCAAGTTCGGATTCATAGTCTGCCGGATCAATCTCTAAGAGGACTTCACCCTTTTTGAAAAAGCCTCCAGGACGAAAGGCAGGAGAAACTTTTAGAATACGCCCCGAGACTTCGGCACTAAGCGTTGTTTGTGTGCGGGCCTGCACTGTGCCCTGGGACTTAACGGCAAGCTGAGTTGGCGAGGCTTCCACTTCAATAACTTCAACAAAAGCCATCGGCGGCGAAGGCTCCTTGCGCTCAGGCTCGGGCTTCATCGAAATGATGCCATAACTGATGAGTCCTGCTAAGATAAGGACGATGATTGGCAAAATAACTTTCATGGTAGTGAGTATGAAATTATTCTTTTGACGTTTCCTTAGTCGATTCTGGTGAGGGAAATTGCTCTGAGCTGAAAGGCGTGTTGACCGTCGCAACTACCTGATCCGGCGTCGGGCCAAAGTCACCGCCGAGAGCGAGATACAGATTAACCCGATTTATCAAACGAAGATTACGCGCTTCGATATACGCACTGTGTGATTCGAATGCGCGGCGCTGCGACTCCAGCACAGTAATAATATCAGTAAGGCCGCGCTCATAGCGTTGCCAGGCAGTTTCTTCAGCAGCTGCATTTTCAATCGATGCAACGTGCAAGGCTTCCAATCGGCTGTCGAGGAAACGCTCCGAAGCAAGGGCTTTCTCAACTTCATTGAATGCATCCAGTGCAGACTGGCCATAATTCGCCAATGCTTCAAGTGCCGCCGCACGCGCCCTCTCCAAGGCACCGGTGAGGCGTCCGCCCTGAAAGATAGGTTGTAATAAGTTACCAGCAATCGACCAAACGGAGAAAGAGTTATCGAGTAGATTCTCGAGCTGAGTCGAAGTCGTACCGTATGAGCCGGTCAAACTAATCGCAGGGAGAAATGCTTTTTTGGCTTCGGTGATACGCTTGTCGGTCGAGGCAAGCCGACGTTCTGCAGCAATGAGATCCGGGCGCCGTTCCAACAATTCCGAAGGCAGACCGACAGGCACTGGCTGGTTCAAGTCAGGTAGATCTGGTGCTGCTTCGATCGTTCCTGCTGGATAATCTCCCAGCAGGACTTCCAAATCGCGCTTGCTGGAATCGAGGTTATTCTTCCTCAATTCAACCGCTGCCAGCGCACTCGCCGTTTGAGCCTTACTCAAGCGAAGGTCCAACGCCGGACTGACGCCACTTTCAAAACGGCGCTGAATCGAGCGGGTGGTTTTTTCAAAACTGTCCCAGGTGTTTTCTGCCAGCTCAAGTTGCAAACGTGCTTCAATCGTATTGAACCAAAGCGTCGCAGTGTTTGCCGCCAGCGACTGACGTGCCCCCTGAAGGTCTGCTGCTGCTGCTTGAGCATCACCAATTGCTGCGGACTGTCCATCCCTAACCCGTCCCCAGACATCCAATTCCCAGGAGACATTTGCAGTGAGGCGATAGTTGTTAAAAGTACTTGATTGAATCGCATCACCGAAGCCCTGGGCACTAAAGTTTTGTTTTTGCCGGGTGCCATCAAGGCCGCCTGAAACTTGCGGATAAAGATCAGCACCGGCGATGAATGCCTCAGCCTCGGCAACACCAAGCCTGGCTGATGCAGCCTGAAGATCATAGTTCCTGACCTGTGCACGATAGACCAGATCCATCAAGACCGGATCTTCGAAATCAAGCAGCCAACCTCCACCATACGTTTCCGGTGAAACGTTTTCCAATGTTTCCTCGTCGACAGCATCGGCCGTCCACTCAGTCGGATACTCAACTGGCATATCGCCAACTTTACTTGGCGGAGCTGTAGCACAACCTGCCAAAATCAAAAGCAGCAAGGCTGGCAACATACGTGCCAATGCTCTTTGAGTGAACAGACTGGAGAAGGCGTTTCGCATGATTACCTCATCGCCTCCACCTGCCCACGAAACCCGGCACAAAGAAAATCACGAAGACGCCGGAACATGGATTCAATATCAGTCGAACGACCAAGCCCCTGCATCCGCCTCGCAAACTGGCCATGTTTCACCAAGGTTCCGAGCATTGATGATACAGCAAAATGAAAGCGCCACTCCACATCCTCACGTGGAAGATCAGGAAGGGCTTCAGCCAATGCTTCCACAAAGGTTTTACTCAGCTCCTGAAAATTACGAATGAACAGTTCATGCCAAAAATCATCGCTTTCCGAAATTGCGCGTCCCACCATTTTCAGAAAGTGCATATCAAGCACGCCATTGACCTGGGCCCTTTCAGCAACAGGAATAAGCAGTGCATCAAAAATCCCTTCGAGACTGGCCACGCCATTGCCGGCCTCACGGGCTTTGTTGAGTCTTTCCAATCGCTCCTCATTCATTGGCATGATGCGCTCCTGGAACATCGCCATGACCAATTCTTTCTTTGAGCCGAAATGATAATTGACCGATGCGAGGTTGACACCGGCATCAGAAGTCAACGTCCGTAATGACATCCCATCGAAACCATGTTCCGAGTAAAGCTTCTCGGCCTCCTGCAGCATACGCTGGCGTGTTTCTGTCGCATTCATAAATCTAATAGACGAGATAAGGCTAATAAAACGACCGTTTAAATCATTCGTTTAACACTGATCTGAGGAATGTCAACCCCGCCTCATAGAAAAAGATGCAGTGATGCTGAAATTCTCATTACAGGCAGGCAACTAACAGCATCTGATTGCGATTTTTTACCACGGAGGTCACTGAGGCACGGAGCTTTGATCACCTCACAAAGATACATTCTCCTATGAATCAACTTGCTATGAATCGATTCAAGAATCCTCTCCGTGCCTCCGTGGTGAAAAATATCTTCAACTCGCTCCGGCTTCCTTGAGCTTCTCAAGGACAATGCCAGGAGTGATCAGTTCGGGCATGATGACTGGCTCTTCGCGATCAGGAGAGTAGATCAGATTAAAAGGAACAGCCGATCGATTGAACTTGGCTAGTTCTTGAGTGATTGCCGGATCCTGGTTCGTCCAGTCAGCCTTGAGGAGCGCAACATTGTTTTTCAAAAAGGCATCAATCACTTCCTGATTACTATATGCTTTCTTATTAACCTGACAGGTGGCACACCATCTTGCTGTGAAATCAATATAGACAAATCGCCCTTCTTCGCGGAGCTTAGCTTCTTTCTCCGGAGTCCATTTTTCCCAGATGAGAAAGTCTTGTTCGGCTTCGCCTGAGGCGATCTTTTCGATCAAGGCCTTCTCACGGGCTTCTTCACTAATCCCGGCATAGACATAGGCAAGAGGCAGCCCAACCAAAGCCAAGGCAACCAGACGCCCAGCCCACTTGACTCCGGTTTTCTTATGGGGAGCTGCCCAACGACCATAAACCCAACAGCCCATTGCAATGATAACAAGTGAGATAAAAATGCTGAGCAGTAACTCTGCACCGACTTGCCCGGCAAGCACCCAGGCAAGTGCCACAACCGTTCCATAAAGCAGGAATGCCATGAACTGCTTAAATGTCTCCATCCAGGCTCCGGGTCGTGGCAGGAGTTTGATCATGGATGGGAAAGCGGAAAGTAAGAGATACGGCCCCGACAGGCCGACTCCGATAGCAGTGAATACAGCAATCGATTGGACCGGGGGCAGGGTCAGCGCTCCACCCAATGCAGGAGCAAGAAACGGAGCAGCGCAAGGCGTTGCAACGACGGTGGCAAGCACGCCGGAGAAAAAAGATCCAGTGACACCGCTTTTCCCAGTCAAATTGCTTCCGACGCCAACGGCGGATGTTCCGATCTCAAAGAGACCGCTCATATTCAAACCGAAAATCAAAAGGATCACCGCAAGGGCGAGAACAAATCCCGGCGACTGCAATTGAAAGCCCCAGCCCAATTCCTCGCCACCTGTTCTAAGAGCAATCAACACACCAGCCAATATCCAGAAGCTAATCAAAACACCGGCCGTGAAAACCAAACCATGCAGGACGATCTTTCCGCGTTCTTCTCCTGCCTGATTGACAAAGCTCATGATCTTCAGACCAAGGACTGGAAAAACGCAGGGCATCAGGTTCAGGATCAATCCACCAACAAAGGCGAGCCCAAGCAGGGAACCAAGCCCAAGTGGATTGGTAGAAACTGCGGCTTCCGCTGATGACACAGATGAACCCGTGCCAATGGCCGCAGCACCAACCACTGGTGCGATTAACATGAACTTGTCAGAGCCATCCGCAAGCCAACCGTTGCTGGCATATAAGTCGCCTGGCAGTGTATCTAAATCACCGCTGTAATATTGATCCTTTTCCAAAGAGAGTTGATAACTGCCGCTATCTTTGGTCAGGAACTGCTTTGCGCTTGGAGTGACTTGGGCAGCAGACGAATAAAAGTAAACCTCCCCGGGATCTGAATTTGCTCCGGTCTTTGGTGTTAAAGTCAATGTGTAGCGATCATCTGTTAGCTGCGCACCAATGGACCAATTGGCAGACAAGTCTTTGGGCCAGGATTCCCGAGTCTTCTCAAAATCTTCGTGCCAGTCACTCCATTGAGCTTTTTCGGAAACGACGGGGAGCGTCAGGCTTAAATCGGCTCCACCCGGAACACACATCGACGGATCGCACTCCAACCAGTCTGCTCTTGCTTTAAAAGTCAGCTCTGTGCCGGGCTGAAGCTCTTTGGGTGCAGTTACTTCAAAAAGTAGAAAGACTTCGTCTTCATAAACGTAGTTCATGATGTCTTCTTGCAGATAGCGCTTGGGCGGCGGCCAGTGAAAATCGCCAGCTTCAAAGCCTTTGGGCAATTCAGTCCATTTCAGCTCTGTCTTCAGGCCGGCCTCACCGGGGTTTACCCAATAAGTATGCCAGTGATCGTCCATCTTGAGGCGAAGCGCCATCCAGAAGGCCTGACCGGCTTCAATGCCATCGACTTCTGCAACGAGCTCTGCCTCAGTGTGATCGGAACGAACACTCTCTGCACCAAGCAACAGAGTGAAGAAAAGACTCGAAATGGCAGTAAGGAAAAATTGCCTCATACTTAATTATGACGATTTACAGGATAAAGCCTTTCAAGCTGGCACCTGTTGAATGTGATTGGACAGATAAAACGTTGAGAACGGGAAGATAACCGCGACCTTATAAATATGACGTTCTTGAGCCTATGCTGATTGCACCTTGAATTTACTTGTTCGATTCATTCGCACCGCATTTTTTGACAGAATTAACGGAATTAACAGAATTAGCTTACTTAAAATTCCTTCAATTCCGTTAATTCTGTCAAAAAACAACGTCACGGGATTGCTTTTAAAGTCTGAAGAAATGTCTAATCAATCGGTAAACTGAATGGCCATTCCCCGGAAGGTGGTGAGATTACTGTTCGGGTTGGGCCATCGATATGCGTAATAAGAGTCAGTATAATTGGTAGATTGTTCCCGTGACTGTAAAATGATGACGCCATCTGCGCCAACTGCAGCCGCCTTCTGCTTGAAAAGCTGGAAGGAACGCTCCTCGTTGGGAATGTAAGCTGCAGTCGAATATGAGAGCACACCAAGCTCACGATACGGCTTTTCCGGCTTCTGGGTTACAAAAATCCTGACATCATCCGGAGAGATCGGCCCACGGCTTTCAACTGCCTGCTCAATCGACTCACCAGTCGCCGTCACCGGGTTATTGAGCGGAGAATACTGGACCTGGGGTCCAGAGCAGCCCCAAAGT
The Rubellicoccus peritrichatus DNA segment above includes these coding regions:
- a CDS encoding efflux transporter outer membrane subunit; amino-acid sequence: MRNAFSSLFTQRALARMLPALLLLILAGCATAPPSKVGDMPVEYPTEWTADAVDEETLENVSPETYGGGWLLDFEDPVLMDLVYRAQVRNYDLQAASARLGVAEAEAFIAGADLYPQVSGGLDGTRQKQNFSAQGFGDAIQSSTFNNYRLTANVSWELDVWGRVRDGQSAAIGDAQAAAADLQGARQSLAANTATLWFNTIEARLQLELAENTWDSFEKTTRSIQRRFESGVSPALDLRLSKAQTASALAAVELRKNNLDSSKRDLEVLLGDYPAGTIEAAPDLPDLNQPVPVGLPSELLERRPDLIAAERRLASTDKRITEAKKAFLPAISLTGSYGTTSTQLENLLDNSFSVWSIAGNLLQPIFQGGRLTGALERARAAALEALANYGQSALDAFNEVEKALASERFLDSRLEALHVASIENAAAEETAWQRYERGLTDIITVLESQRRAFESHSAYIEARNLRLINRVNLYLALGGDFGPTPDQVVATVNTPFSSEQFPSPESTKETSKE
- a CDS encoding protein-disulfide reductase DsbD family protein translates to MRQFFLTAISSLFFTLLLGAESVRSDHTEAELVAEVDGIEAGQAFWMALRLKMDDHWHTYWVNPGEAGLKTELKWTELPKGFEAGDFHWPPPKRYLQEDIMNYVYEDEVFLLFEVTAPKELQPGTELTFKARADWLECDPSMCVPGGADLSLTLPVVSEKAQWSDWHEDFEKTRESWPKDLSANWSIGAQLTDDRYTLTLTPKTGANSDPGEVYFYSSAAQVTPSAKQFLTKDSGSYQLSLEKDQYYSGDLDTLPGDLYASNGWLADGSDKFMLIAPVVGAAAIGTGSSVSSAEAAVSTNPLGLGSLLGLAFVGGLILNLMPCVFPVLGLKIMSFVNQAGEERGKIVLHGLVFTAGVLISFWILAGVLIALRTGGEELGWGFQLQSPGFVLALAVILLIFGLNMSGLFEIGTSAVGVGSNLTGKSGVTGSFFSGVLATVVATPCAAPFLAPALGGALTLPPVQSIAVFTAIGVGLSGPYLLLSAFPSMIKLLPRPGAWMETFKQFMAFLLYGTVVALAWVLAGQVGAELLLSIFISLVIIAMGCWVYGRWAAPHKKTGVKWAGRLVALALVGLPLAYVYAGISEEAREKALIEKIASGEAEQDFLIWEKWTPEKEAKLREEGRFVYIDFTARWCATCQVNKKAYSNQEVIDAFLKNNVALLKADWTNQDPAITQELAKFNRSAVPFNLIYSPDREEPVIMPELITPGIVLEKLKEAGAS
- a CDS encoding TetR/AcrR family transcriptional regulator produces the protein MNATETRQRMLQEAEKLYSEHGFDGMSLRTLTSDAGVNLASVNYHFGSKKELVMAMFQERIMPMNEERLERLNKAREAGNGVASLEGIFDALLIPVAERAQVNGVLDMHFLKMVGRAISESDDFWHELFIRNFQELSKTFVEALAEALPDLPREDVEWRFHFAVSSMLGTLVKHGQFARRMQGLGRSTDIESMFRRLRDFLCAGFRGQVEAMR